In Macaca fascicularis isolate 582-1 chromosome X, T2T-MFA8v1.1, one DNA window encodes the following:
- the LOC102120757 gene encoding triosephosphate isomerase-like: protein MAPSRKFFVVGNWKMNGQKQNLGELIGTLNTAKVPADTEVVRAPPTAYIDFAQQKLDPKTAVAAQNCYKVTNGDFTGEISPGMIKDCGATWVVLGHSERRHVFEESDELIGHKVAHALSEGLGVIACIGEKLDEREAGITEKVVFQQTKVIADNVKDWSKAVLAYEPMWAIGTGKTATPQQAQEVHEKFRGWLESNVSEALAQSTGIIYGGSVTGATYKELASQPDVDGFLVGGASLKPEFVDIINAK, encoded by the coding sequence ATGGCGCCTTCCAGGAAGTTCTTCGTTGTGGGGAACTGGAAGATGAACGGGCAGAAGCAGAATCTGGGGGAGCTCATTGGCACTCTGAACACTGCCAAGGTGCCGGCCGACACCGAGGTGGTTCGTGCTCCCCCCACTGCCTATATCGACTTTGCCCAGCAAAAGCTAGATCCCAAGACTGCTGTGGCTGCACAGAACTGCTACAAAGTGACTAATGGGGACTTTACTGGGGAGATCAGCCCTGGCATGATCAAAGACTGCGGAGCCACGTGGGTGGTCCTGGGGCACTCAGAGAGAAGGCATGTCTTTGAGGAGTCAGATGAGCTGATTGGGCATAAAGTGGCCCATGCTCTGTCAGAGGGACTCGGAGTAATCGCCTGTATTGGGGAGAAGCTAGATGAAAGGGAAGCTGGCATCACTGAGAAGGTTGTTTTCCAGCAGACAAAGGTCATCGCAGATAATGTGAAAGACTGGAGCAAGGCCGTCCTGGCCTATGAGCCCATGTGGGCCATTGGTACTGGCAAGACTGCAACACCCCAACAGGCCCAGGAAGTACACGAGAAATTccgaggatggcttgagtccaacGTCTCTGAAGCCCTGGCTCAGAGCACCGGTATCATTTATGGAGGCTCTGTGACTGGGGCAACCTACAAGGAGCTGGCCAGCCAGCCTGACGTGGATGGTTTCCTTGTGGGTGGTGCTTCCCTCAAGCCCGAATTCGTGGACATCATCAATGCCAAATAA